In Bubalus kerabau isolate K-KA32 ecotype Philippines breed swamp buffalo chromosome 4, PCC_UOA_SB_1v2, whole genome shotgun sequence, one DNA window encodes the following:
- the LOC129648602 gene encoding BTB/POZ domain-containing protein 17: MRRLGSAKPGSWASFWAMLALVGLVTRAAQKADVGGESAGTSINHSQMLLQRLQELLRQGNASDVVLRVQAMGTDEVRVFHAHRLLLGLQSEQFRELLSNQSEVVLQESPDCAAVFDKFIRYLYCGELTVLLAQAIPLHQLATKYRVASLQRGVADYMRAHLAGGAGPAVGWYHYAVSTGDEALRQSCLQFLAWNLSAVAGSAEWGAVSPELLAQLLPRSDLVLQDELELFQALEAWLGRARPPPAVAERALRAIRYPMIPPAQLFQLQARSAALARHGPAVADLLLQAYQFHAASPLHYAKFFDVNGSAFLPRNYLAPAWGAPWVINNPARDDRSTSFQTQLGPSGHDSGRRVTWNVLFSPRWLPVSLRPVYADATGTALPLARPEDSRPRLVVTPASSGGDAAGVSFQKTVLVGARHHGRLLVRHAYSFHQSSEEAGDFLAHADLQRRNSEYLVENALHLHLIVKPVYHTLIRTPK, translated from the exons ATGCGCAGGCTGGGCTCTGCCAAGCCTGGGTCCTGGGCCAGCTTCTGGGCCATGCTGGCCTTGGTGGGCCTGGTCACTCGTGCAG CCCAGAAAGCTGATGTTGGCGGGGAGTCAGCGGGCACCTCCATCAACCACTCCCAGATGCTGCTCCAGCGCCTGCAGGAACTGCTGCGGCAGGGCAATGCCAGCGATGTGGTGTTGCGGGTGCAGGCCATGGGCACCGACGAGGTCCGAGTCTTCCATGCCCACCGCCTGCTGCTGGGACTGCAGAGTGAGCAGTTCCGGGAGCTGCTGAGTAACCAGAGCGAGGTGGTGTTGCAGGAGTCCCCGGACTGTGCTGCTGTCTTCGACAAGTTCATCAG GTACCTCTACTGCGGAGAGCTGACCGTGCTGCTGGCGCAGGCCATCCCCCTGCACCAGCTGGCCACCAAGTACCGCGTGGCCTCCTTGCAGCGGGGCGTGGCCGACTATATGCGCGCGCACCTGGCGGGCGGCGCGGGCCCGGCGGTGGGCTGGTACCACTACGCGGTGAGCACCGGGGACGAGGCCCTGCGCCAGAGCTGCCTGCAGTTCCTGGCCTGGAACCTGTCGGCCGTGGCGGGGAGCGCCGAGTGGGGCGCCGTGAGCCCTGAGCTGCTGGCGCAGCTGCTGCCGCGCTCGGACCTCGTGCTGCAGGACGAGCTGGAGCTCTTCCAGGCGCTGGAGGCGTGGCTGGGCCGCGCGCGGCCGCCGCCGGCCGTAGCCGAGCGCGCGCTGCGCGCCATCCGTTACCCCATGATCCCTCCGGCTCAACTGTTCCAGCTTCAGGCGCGCTCGGCCGCCCTGGCGCGCCATGGCCCGGCGGTGGCCGACCTGCTCCTTCAGGCCTACCAGTTCCACGCCGCCTCGCCGCTGCACTACGCCAAGTTTTTCGACGTCAATGGCAGCGCCTTCCTGCCCCGCAACTACCTCGCGCCCGCCTGGGGCGCCCCGTGGGTCATCAACAACCCTGCTCGCGACGATCGCAGCACCAGCTTCCAGACGCAGCTGGGCCCAAGCGGCCACGACTCGGGCCGCCGTGTCACCTGGAACGTGCTCTTCTCTCCACGCTGGCTGCCGGTAAGCCTGCGGCCCGTCTACGCGGACGCCACGGGCACCGCGCTGCCCCTCGCACGCCCTGAGGACAGCCGGCCGCGGCTGGTGGTCACGCCGGCCAGCAGCGGCGGCGACGCGGCGGGCGTGAGCTTCCAGAAGACCGTGCTGGTGGGGGCGCGCCACCACGGCCGCCTGCTGGTCCGCCACGCCTACAGCTTCCACCAGAGCAGCGAGGAGGCTGGCGACTTCCTGGCGCACGCCGACCTGCAGCGGCGCAACTCCGAGTACCTGGTGGAGAACGCCCTGCATCTCCACCTCATTGTCAAGCCCGTCTATCACACCCTCATCCGGACCCCCAAGTAG
- the LOC129650768 gene encoding BTB/POZ domain-containing protein 17-like: protein MPSGLVDPEAPWYLYCGELTVLLAQAIPLHQLATKYRVASLQRGVADYMRAHLAGGAGPAVGWYHYAVSTGDEALRQSCLQFLAWNLSAVAGSAEWGAVSPELLAQLLPRSDLVLQDELELFQALEAWLGRARPPPAVDECALRAIRYPMIPPAQLFQLQARSAALARHGPAVADLLLQAYQFHAASPLHYAKFFDVNGSAFLPRNYLAPAWGAPWVINNPARDDRSTSFQTQLGPSGHDSGRRVTWNVLFSPRWLPVSLRPVYADATGTALPLARPEDGRPRLVVTPASSGGDAAGVSFQKTVLVGARHHGRLLVRHAYSFHQSSEEAGDFLAHADLQRRNSEYLVENALHLHLIVKPVYHTLIRTPK, encoded by the exons ATGCCCTCTGGACTGGTGGACCCTGAAGCCCCCTG GTACCTCTACTGCGGAGAGCTGACCGTGCTGCTGGCGCAGGCCATCCCCCTGCACCAGCTGGCCACCAAGTACCGCGTGGCCTCCTTGCAGCGGGGCGTGGCCGACTATATGCGCGCGCACCTGGCGGGCGGCGCGGGCCCGGCGGTGGGCTGGTACCACTACGCGGTGAGCACCGGGGACGAGGCCCTGCGCCAGAGCTGCCTGCAGTTCCTGGCCTGGAACCTGTCGGCCGTGGCGGGGAGCGCCGAGTGGGGCGCCGTGAGCCCTGAGCTGCTGGCGCAGCTGCTGCCGCGCTCGGACCTCGTGCTGCAGGACGAGCTGGAGCTCTTCCAGGCGCTGGAGGCGTGGCTGGGCCGCGCGCGGCCGCCGCCGGCCGTGGACGAGTGCGCGCTGCGCGCCATCCGTTACCCCATGATCCCTCCGGCGCAGCTGTTCCAGCTTCAGGCGCGCTCGGCCGCCCTGGCGCGCCATGGCCCGGCGGTGGCCGACCTGCTCCTTCAGGCCTACCAGTTCCACGCCGCCTCGCCGCTGCACTACGCCAAGTTTTTCGACGTCAATGGCAGCGCCTTCCTGCCCCGCAACTACCTCGCGCCCGCCTGGGGCGCCCCGTGGGTCATCAACAACCCTGCCCGCGACGATCGCAGCACCAGCTTCCAGACGCAGCTGGGCCCAAGCGGCCACGACTCGGGCCGCCGTGTCACCTGGAACGTGCTCTTCTCTCCACGCTGGCTGCCGGTAAGCCTGCGGCCCGTCTACGCGGACGCCACGGGCACCGCGCTGCCCCTCGCACGCCCTGAGGACGGCCGGCCGCGGCTGGTGGTCACGCCGGCCAGCAGCGGCGGCGACGCGGCGGGCGTGAGCTTCCAGAAGACCGTGCTGGTGGGGGCGCGCCACCACGGCCGCCTGCTGGTCCGCCACGCCTACAGCTTCCACCAGAGCAGCGAGGAGGCCGGCGACTTCCTGGCGCACGCCGACCTGCAGCGGCGCAACTCCGAGTACCTGGTGGAGAACGCCCTGCATCTCCACCTCATTGTCAAGCCCGTCTATCACACCCTCATCCGGACCCCCAAGTAG
- the GPR142 gene encoding probable G-protein coupled receptor 142, whose protein sequence is MQCQDLATREQQGFYSVLLEESSGKQLKASCRHPRKKPQGDPGPRSMRLAGDETAAQLWVTLLPTPNSSGLSQELEGHQPESPAMSPCVAGVIPVIYYSVLLGLGLPVNLLTTVALARLATRTRKPSYYYLLALTASDIVTQVVIVFVGFLLQGAVLAREVPQAVVRTANILEFAANHASVWIAVLLTVDRYSALCHPLRHRATSSPGRAQRAVAAVLGAALLTGIPFYWWLDVWRDADPPSTLDEVLKWAHCLIVYFIPCGVFLVANLAIVRRLQQRGRSGPRPQVGKSTAILLGVTTLFALLWAPRIFVMLYHLYVAPVYHDWRVHLALDVANMVAMLNTAVNFSLYCFVSKTFRATVRGVFQDAHLPCTLGSRSAGMVAEPMLKPPGLPKGAEL, encoded by the exons ATGCAGTGCCAGGACCTGGCCACCAGGGAGCAGCAAGGCTTCT ACTCAGTGCTGCTGGAAGAATCGTCAGGCAAACAACTGAAAGCGAGCTGCAGGCACCCCCGGAAAAAGCCACAGGGTGACCCAGGACCCAGGAGCATGCGGCTGGCAGGAGATGAGACAG CCGCCCAGCTATGGGTGACCCTGCTGCCCACACCCAACAGCAGTGGGCTGAGCCAGGAGCTTGAAGGCCATCAGCCTGAGAGCCCCGCGATGTCCCCATGTGTGGCTGGGGTCATCCCTGTCATCTACTACAGCGTCCTTCTGGGCCTGGGGCTGCCTG TCAATCTCCTGACCACAGTGGCCCTGGCCCGCCTTGCCACCAGGACACGGAAGCCCTCCTACTACTACCTTCTGGCACTCACAGCCTCGGACATCGTCACCCAGGTGGTCATCGTGTTCGTGGGCTTCCTCCTGCAGGGAGCCGTGCTGGCCCGAGAGGTGCCCCAGGCCGTGGTACGCACAGCTaacatcctggagtttgctgcCAACCATGCCTCGGTCTGGATCGCCGTCCTGCTCACGGTGGACCGCTACAGTGCCCTGTGCCACCCCCTGCGCCACCGGGCCACCTCGTCCCCGGGCCGGGCCCAGCGGGCCGTTGCCGCTGTCCTCGGTGCTGCGCTGCTCACTGGCATCCCCTTCTACTGGTGGCTGGATGTGTGGAGGGACGCGGACCCGCCCAGCACACTGGACGAGGTGCTCAAGTGGGCTCACTGCCTCATTGTCTATTTCATCCCTTGCGGCGTTTTCCTGGTGGCCAACCTGGCCATCGTCCGCCGGCTGCAGCAGAGGGGCCGGAGCGGGCCGCGGCCCCAGGTGGGCAAGAGCACCGCCATCCTCCTGGGCGTCACCACGCTCTTCGCCCTCCTCTGGGCACCCCGCATCTTCGTCATGCTCTACCACCTGTACGTGGCTCCCGTCTACCACGACTGGAGGGTCCACCTGGCCCTGGATGTGGCCAACATGGTGGCCATGCTCAACACTGCCGTCAACTTCAGCCTCTACTGTTTCGTCAGCAAGACTTTTCGGGCCACTGTCCGAGGGGTCTTCCAGGACGCCCACCTGCCCTGCACCCTGGGGTCACGGTCAGCGGGCATGGTGGCAGAGCCTATGCTGAAGCCTCCGGGACTCCCCAAGGGGGCAGAACTGTAG